TACTGCCGTCATACCCATTTTTAGTTCGTATTGAGATGCTGCTGCAAAACCTTTAAGAGTTGACCAAGCAACTTTAAAGAGGGTATCATATAGTAGTTTTGGGTATTGTAGGCATAAACTATTTAGCTCATGTGGGATGGTGAAAACCACATGGAAGTAGCCTACTGGCAGTGTGCGATGCTCCATTGCCATGAGCCAAGTCTCTTTTTGAATCTGTTGACACTTGGGACAATGTCGATTTCGGCAGCTATTATATGACACCCGAATATGGGAGCAAGATAAGTTGCTGCACTTATCTATATGCCCTCCCAAAGCTGCTGTACGACACCTTGCTAATGCAGATAGTACCCGTCCTGAGTTTCCTAAACTATTGGCAATGTAATCTTGTGTATGAAAAATTACATCTGCCAGTTCAAAGGCAGGTTTCAAGACTGATAAAGCGAGTCTATAGGAGAGACTACTTTACCAAAAGAAGTATTGACCAGCCTAGTATAAATCATAGTAGTTTGGATATTACTATGACCCATGAGCTGTTGAATTTTGACAATATTGGTGCCGTTTTCGAGTAAATGAGTTGCAAAGCTATGTCTAAGAGTGTGAACGCTTGCTCCTGGTTTTTGAATACCTGAAAGTCTAATTGCTTTTTTAAGTATGTTTTGAATACTTTTTACCGAATACTGATCAGTTTTACTATTCATTCCGAAAAATAAATAACTAGTGGGGTGGAAAAAATCAATATACCGCAATAGGCCTTTTTTCATGAGTTCGGCAAGTGGTATACATCGATCTTTTCCTCCTTTGCCTTGCCTGACTGTGATAGTCATCCGATCAAAATCAATATCGTGAAGCTGTAACTTACAGACCTCACTTATTCTTAATCCAGCGGAATAAGTCAACGTTAAAATCGCTCGATGCTTTAGGTTTTTTGTAACAAAAAAAAGCTTTTTACAGTCCGATCGGGAAAAGACAACTGGTAAGGATCTTCTCTGAATAATAGAGGGAAAAACTAAATTGCTAGGAATTCGTAAAATTTTGCTAAAATAAAATCGCAAACCGAAAACACACATTTTCAGTCTAGCTTTAGAAGTCCCAGAGCTATTCTGATTGAGATCAGCAAGGTAATAGTCGAGTTCGGATTGAGTAATGTATTCGGGAGTTTTTCCGAAATGAAGACAAATTCTGCCCAATGCAGAGATGTAGTTCCTAAAAGTCTTAGGAGAGAGTTGATTTACCTGAATTGCAATCTGAAAGCGTTGTTCTAGTTCAGCAAAATCGGGAACATTGGCTATAGCCCGGTGGTGAAAATTATTTTTTTTAACATAACTGTAATTGTTTTTAGAACAAGTGAATTACAATTATTATTCCAGTTCAAAAAGCTACCCCGATGATCATCGGAGGGGTTTTGTTCAACAGCGATATATCAGGACATATGTCTGATATATCGCAAATATTTTTACTAATCTAGTAGATTTTTAATTGCCAAAAAAGAACTTACTGCAACGTGCGTATATATTTCTGTGGTTTTGGTACTGCGATGACCCATCAGTACTTGTATTTGCCTTATATCTACACCTTTTTCCATAAGATGGGTACCAAAACTGTGTCGCAACATATGAGGAGTAACTCTTTTGGTAATTCCAGCTTTTCTTGCTGCATTTTTAAGGATGTTTTCAATGCTTTTGGCACTGTATTGGCCTCCTTTTGGGCCCTCAAAGAGGTATTCCTTTGGTTTCCAGTCTAAAAAATATTCTCTAAGGTCTTCTAATACATTGGTGGATAGTAAGGTAAGCCTATCTTTATTTCCTTTGCCTTGATATACCTTCACAACCATCCTTTTGCTATCAATATCCTTAATTTTGAGATTGATCAATTCTCCCCTTCGTAAGCCAGCTGAGTATAATAAACTAAGGATACATTTATGTTTGATATTATTAGTGTTTTTAATGATAGCCAAGATTTCATCCTGAGCCAGTACTTCGGGTAGCGTGTAATCTTTCCGTGGTCTGTCAATGTTATAAAACCTATTTGGCATGCCCATTACCACCTCCCTTCGACCTTGCTCAGGGTAGCACATAATAGAACTTTATTGCATTAATGGCTGTATTAAGACTGCTTTTGGAGAGTTCTTTTTTTGTTAATTCATGTAAGTAGTTTTGAATATCTTGTTCATCTATTTCGTTGACATTTTTGTCTTTGAAGTGCCTCATAAATCGCTCAAAATTAGTAATGTATGCTCGTGCTGTATTTTTGCTGTAATGATTTACTTCAAGTTTTTTTATGTAAATATCTGGGCATATTGATTTTTTGACTTCATCTTCTATTTTTTCCCTGTCATATTGTTTACCTCTACTTTTACCGTAAAAAGAACTACCATTTATCCAAGCGACACCTTTAAAGGTTTTGTAAACAGCTTGTAAGTTGTCTTTATTGTTTGGCAAGATAACCATGCTGAATTTTGAACTCCATTTCACACCAGGTATTTGTTTTACAAGAGCTTGAATGACTTTGTCGGGATAAAACTGTAAACCTATTTTCTTTTTTTTATCTACAAGAATGTGCTTGAGCGTGATGTACTTCATTCGTTCCATGAAGTAAAAATAATGAATGACTTTGGTAGAATGGCAGAAAAATATTAGGTTTATATGTTCTCAACGGTTCGGAACGAATAAATTAAGAAAAGCACATAACTAGTATATTATCAATGAAATAAAAATAATACTGCCAATCTTTTAATGTTTAAAACGAAGAAATGTAAGGTCTGTGGAAGTGATTTCACAGGAAGGAGTAACAAAGTTTTTTGTAATGTAAAATGTAAAAATTATTACCATAAAAATCTTAGGTATAATAGTGTAAAGGCTGCCATAAGGATAAACGAATACTTAAAACGAAACCACGGAATTTTACAAGAAATAATAGGTAAAAACCTTACTCAAATAAAAGTATATCGAAATGTTCTCGAAGACAAACGTTTCAGGTTCAAATACCATACCCACAGCTATGTAAATAGCAAAGGGAAGCGTATGAACTATGTCTATAATTTGGCATGGATGGAATTCTCAGATGACGAAATACTTATCATAAGAAAATGATTAATATTTATCCCAGTGCCCCTTTATTGGTTACATTACTTTTCAATGAATCTTTAATGGTCGAATGCTTTATGAGACCTCAACAATGCAAGTTGAGCAAGAGATAATTGTCCTTTCAACTTACTCCCAAAAGGAAAAGGGTAAATTCGCAGTCAATTCATGAATTCTATGAAACTAAGAACTAATTTTCTGCTATCTATTTCCTTTATAATATGTCAGTTTCTAACATTTTGTCAAAAAAGCCAAACGCCTGAAATTTATTTAGAACCTATTTACAAAGTAAATTATGGTGATGCTACGGCGGATAAGCCGCAATCAAAATCATGGACAAATATTCACGGTCAATGGCTAATTGTAGGCGACGAAGATGGCCCAAAACTATTAAAGAATGATGCCGTGGGCTGGACAAGCCAAACAGCAGTAAACAAAGAATGGCTCGGTTTACCAAGTAGGGCAGACGTATGGAGCAAAGGGGATGTGGCACATTTGGTTTTAGTGGAAGAATGTGCTCTGGTAGTAGTTCAAATTAGCTATTATGAGCAAAATAAAAGTTACGAGCATATATGGAAAGTCTCTCTTCCCATTCCTGAGGACTGTCAATCTATAGAGACGGCTACCATAACTCAAGACACGAAAAACGAATTTTGGGTATGTGCAGACTTGAATGAGAAGGTCATGGTTTGGCATTCGCCCAATGGCAAAACGTGGTCAGCACCAGTCACACTGGCAGATGACATTAATAGTGATGATATTTCTTTAGTAGTGAGCCTGAAAAACCAAGTTTCGGTAATTTGGTCAAATCAAAATACCGAATCTATCAATGAGCGAATTCACATTGATGGTGATGCTCCAAATCAATGGTCGGAGTTGATAATTGTGCAGAAAGGTGACAAAAATGCGGACGACCACATCAATGCTACAGTTTTTGAGAATGGGGAGTTGGCCTTGGTAAGCAAGAATAGCGTAGATAAAAAGGGTGAACCTCAGTTTGTTTTTCGATTAAGAGACACAAATGGTAACTGGACTAATATTCCGTATGAAAACCTTTCTAAAGACAGGAGCCCTAGCCGCCCCATAATTAATCATGTGGCATCTGGAAAAACCTTTGAAGTACATACCGTGAAAAACAAGGCGACGGATCGGTATTACATGTCTGTAAATGAAATAGTAAAGAGCAAAGAAGGTTGGAAGTTTACAGAGCTCGTGCAGCTAAAAACCAAGATAAATGGCAAAAATGGCGATGCGACTTCTAGCAAAGCAAGCTTCGCAGAAAATGAACCAAAGCTTATATTCTTCTCAGATAATTTGGGAAACGTATATGCGTTTGATTTAGATAGCCTCTTTTAGAACTTCAATTTTCCTTTTCCATCACTTCAAAAGTGAATGTTTTTTCGTTTTCAAAACCAAATTCATCTACAGCTTTTATACGAGCTACATGAATCCCTGCGGCTAATTTGGGCAGCGGGAATTGCCAAATATGTGATGAGATGACGGGTGACGGAAACCTATCTTCGGTGCCTTTGTATTTCTTGTATTGTCTTTCATAATAAGGGTCTGTTCGTTCCTTATATTCCATATTAACTGGTGATTGACCGTCCAGGGATAGGGTGACTTTGTCACGCTCTCCGCCGTCAAAAAAATCAACAACTATAAACATGTCATCAACCTGGAAACCTCTATCAAGGCCCAATGGGTGAGTTTGAGCAGAGCTATCTGGATGGTTGAGCTGTGGGTCTAGCATAATTCGTAAGCGGTCCTCTGGATTGCCTCCTGCAGGAATGAATTTTGGCTTAACGCTATTTCCTTCAAAGTAAAAAACATAATAGCCATTTGGGTTACCATCTGCCATGGTTGCGGGTCTCACACCTCTATTGTCCCTTGGGCCAGACTGCCAGCCGCTTCCACGAACTTCGGCCAATGTATGTGCGATGAACGGATAGCCATGCCAGCCATGTGTATGGTTTATTTCTACTTTCCAACTGTTGCTCGTATCATGTCCCGCTATGGTGTATACGTTTTTAAATCGCCCTAAAATTCTTAATAGTTCATTAAAGTTAACAGTGTTGGTTTTACCAGGAAA
This portion of the Spirosomataceae bacterium TFI 002 genome encodes:
- a CDS encoding Site-specific recombinase XerD (non-canonical start codon;~manually curated) — translated: MANVPDFAELEQRFQIAIQVNQLSPKTFRNYISALGRICLHFGKTPEYITQSELDYYLADLNQNSSGTSKARLKMCVFGLRFYFSKILRIPSNLVFPSIIQRRSLPVVFSRSDCKKLFFVTKNLKHRAILTLTYSAGLRISEVCKLQLHDIDFDRMTITVRQGKGGKDRCIPLAELMKKGLLRYIDFFHPTSYLFFGMNSKTDQYSVKSIQNILKKAIRLSGIQKPGASVHTLRHSFATHLLENGTNIVKIQQLMGHSNIQTTMIYTRLVNTSFGKVVSPIDSLYQS